The Halictus rubicundus isolate RS-2024b unplaced genomic scaffold, iyHalRubi1_principal scaffold0065, whole genome shotgun sequence genome window below encodes:
- the LOC143363590 gene encoding uncharacterized protein LOC143363590 gives MVSKTKSGDHPSLRAVFESPWDPLRFSSALRLVRVTAYMRRFANNARSIGTPQHGFLTATEIDEAWVSVHRMSQADDFGDELAEMEKGKIVKSTSTLVSLRPIIDRQGVLRVGGRLDHAAVSFDQRHPVIVDRQSPLASLLIRSAHLRTLHGGVNLTRATLRLRHWIPRDKTLVKRVVKGCVTCTRLQGRTSNQQMGMLPAQRVQPARAFSVSGVDYAGPIPMLMTRARGQRTTKGYIVVFVCLCTKAVHLDVVSDLSSASFIAAFKRFVARRGRCHQMLSDNATTFRGADQLLKRMFNAASTFYKETAELLAADGTEWRFIPPYSPHFGGLWEAAVKSAKRHLRRTIGEQQLTFEELSTLLCQVEACMNSRPLSALFDDPNDPPFLTPNHLVNASSLCAVPEPGDEITYDAGRRRWNLVSRLLEGFWQRWRTEYLSQLQTLPKWQRARENLAVGAVVLLKDDLAPPTKWPLGRVVEVHRGSDGRVRVAAVKTATRTTTRAIQRLVPLISSEHSTGEET, from the coding sequence atggtAAGTAAGACGAAGTCCGGCGACCATCCCAGTCTGCGAGCCGTCTTCGAATCGCCCTGGGACCCACTCCGATTCTCGTCAGCGTTGAGGCTGGTCCGAGTGACCGCGTATATGCGACGCTTCGCAAACAACGCTCGCTCCATCGGTACACCGCAGCACGGGTTCCTGACAGCCACTGAAATCGACGAGGCGTGGGTGAGCGTCCACCGAATGAGTCAAGCTGACGACTTTGGCGACGAACTTGCGGAAATGGAGAAGGGTAAGATAGTCAAATCGACCTCGACCCTCGTTTCTCTTCGGCCGATTATAGATCGTCAAGGTGTCTTACGAGTGGGAGGACGACTGGACCACGCAGCAGTTTCATTCGACCAGAGACATCCTGTGATAGTCGACCGACAGTCTCCGTTGGCATCATTGTTGATCCGGTCAGCTCATCTTCGGACGCTCCATGGGGGAGTGAACTTGACGCGGGCGACGCTCAGGCTCCGCCACTGGATTCCGCGAGACAAGACGCTGGTCAAACGGGTCGTAAAAGGTTGCGTTACCTGCACTCGACTCCAAGGGCGTACCAGCAACCAGCAAATGGGAATGCTGCCTGCCCAGCGAGTGCAACCAGCCAGGGCATTCTCGGTCAGCGGAGTCGATTATGCTGGTCCGATTCCGATGCTCATGACGAGAGCAAGAGGGCAACGGACCACCAAAGGATACATCGTCGTTTTCGTGTGCCTGTGCACGAAGGCGGTCCACTTAGATGTCGTGTCCGATTTGTCCTCAGCCTCCTTCATCGCCGCTTTCAAACGCTTCGTAGCCAGACGCGGAAGATGTCACCAGATGCTGAGTGACAACGCTACGACGTTCAGAGGTGCCGATCAGCTTCTGAAGCGCATGTTCAACGCTGCATCGACCTTTTACAAGGAAACGGCGGAATTGCTGGCCGCCGACGGAACGGAATGGAGGTTCATACCGCCGTATTCTCCTCATTTCGGCGGTctgtgggaagcggccgtgaaatccgCGAAGAGGCATCTACGACGCACAATAGGGGAACAACAGCTCACCTTCGAGGAGCTTTCCACCCTGCTGTGCCAAGTGGAAGCTTGTATGAACTCTCGACCCCTCTCCGCCTTGTTCGACGATCCAAATGATCCTCCCTTCCTCACGCCGAATCATCTGGTTAACGCTTCTTCTTTGTGCGCAGTTCCAGAACCGGGTGACGAAATCACGTACGACGCAGGCCGACGGAGATGGAACCTTGTATCCAGACTTCTGGAAGGTTTCTGGCAGCGGTGGCGTACCGAATACCTGAGCCAGCTGCAGACTCTCCCGAAATGGCAAAGGGCACGGGAGAATCTTGCTGTCGGAGCGGTCGTGCTCCTGAAGGACGATCTCGCGCCGCCTACGAAATGGCCTCTCGGACGAGTCGTCGAAGTGCATCGGGGATCCGACGGACGAGTACGTGTGGCTGCCGTGAAGACCGCTACCCGTACCACCACCAGAGCCATCCAACGCCTTGTACCGCTCATTTCCTCAGAGCATTCCACCGGCGAGGAAACATGA
- the LOC143363589 gene encoding uncharacterized protein LOC143363589, with the protein MFRQIKVHPEDRDWQRIVWRNDPSEEVRDFRLTTVTYGTTSAPYLASRVLLQLADDEKARFPRGAAILRANSYVDDILAGGDDIDDTEEARRQLTDTLTAGGFPLDKWATNYLSSSSGLVQLLQGHQEAGALGLKWSTANDTLSLAAPKLRTATSGQRWTKRSVLSETARLFDPLGWLSLISIAAKILLQDLWLSGLSWDEPLSELFSERWKQLRFEMERTDRITVPRWIGYRAATSDSIELHGFSDASERAYSAAVFIRVPVTGARAETHLLMAKTKVAPTKPQSIPRLELCGALLLARLLRAVGDSMRPHSVTMHAWTDASVVLAWGGRDPAPATGR; encoded by the exons atgtttcgccagATCAAGGTGCACCCAGAGGACAGGGACTGGCAGAGGATCGTCTGGAGGAACGATCCAAGCGAGGAAGTACGGGACTTTCGTTTGACGACGGTGACCTACGGCACGACGTCGGCTCCGTACCTCGCCTCGAGAGTACTGCTCCAACTTGCCGACGACGAGAAGGCTCGATTTCCGCGGGGTGCAGCGATCCTCCGAGCGAATTCGTATGTCGATGACATACTGGCCGGAGGAGATGACATCGACGACACCGAGGAGGCTCGACGTCAACTCACGGACACCCTGACGGCGGGCGGATTCCCGCTGGATAAGTGGGCGACCAACTACTTGTCGTCGAGCTCCGGTCTCGTTCAGTTGTTGCAgggtcaccaagaggcaggagcaCTGGGACTCAAATGGAGCACGGCGAACGACACTCTGTCTCTTGCGGCTCCGAAGCTCAGGACTGCCACATCAGGTCAACGATGGACCAAACGATCGGTTTTGTCTGAGACGGCCAGGCTTTTCGATCCATTGGGGTGGCTGTCTCTGATCAGCATTGCCGCGAAGATCCTGCTGCAGGACCTCTGGTTGTCTGGATTGTCGTGGGACGAGCCACTGTCTGAGCTGTTTTCCGAGCGATGGAAGCAACTTCGATTCGAGATGGAGAGGACCGATCGAATCACAGTTCCGAGATGGATTGGCTATCGTGCGGCGACCAGCGACAGTATAGAGCTGCACGGATTCAGCGACGCGTCGGAAAGGGCATACTCCGCAGCCGTCTTCATAAGGGTGCCAGTTACCGGTGCAAGGGCCGAGACGCACCTACTGATGGCGAAGACCAAGGTCGCTCCAACGAAACCACAGAGCATTCCCAGGCTGGAGCTGTGCGGCGCTCTACTGCTGGCCCGATTGCTGAGAGCAGTAGGAGATTCGATGCGGCCTCACAGCGTGACTATGCATGCgtggaccgatgcatcggtcgtcCTAGCCTGG GGTGGCCGAGATCCAGCGCCTGCTACCGGACGTTGA